The Dermacentor albipictus isolate Rhodes 1998 colony chromosome 2, USDA_Dalb.pri_finalv2, whole genome shotgun sequence genome has a segment encoding these proteins:
- the LOC135903224 gene encoding solute carrier family 22 member 7-like isoform X2 → MYDPPVPGENASERRVVSCNQWEYAADRQEDSIVSAWNLVCGRRWLYALSESTYMIGSMVLVPLAGVLSDRHGRRPTILACSFAMLFACLAAGLSQVFPTFLVTRSLVAGTSSATFMLVFIVLYEVTGNEHRALYSLLAASVGPALVSPLMSIVSMASPRWWLSQAFLATVSAMAATWCNMVEESPVWLVDTHRVRLAERVVLYAAAQNGIDLAKAKGTFKALKQQLEKREAASPTTTTTSASVSTSSRRAVSVLVSWFGASFAFYGMGLRQTALDSLWAVSALMLQVVLLVAVYNGITKWGQRVSLSMVLALLCVSTTLYSTLHHLKATFPWIVLARLVVDSSAAVAMAVNCCYTTEVFPTSIRSRGLCVSYSVGRAGALLAAFLNSMFSDETLVFDIIMILLVFASGMAIQWLPEIFVFKKTQARKLEPAATTEGQRKEALKASLGQGTEAVAQKAKRRKSQRSSTYGATSPGTQAPPGMVSPMAEVGESSKYVPSTKNVKHSKPKKSGTSSGLALSPSRAPTSR, encoded by the coding sequence ggagaaaacgcaagcgagcGCAGAGTCGTGTCTTGCAACCAGTGGGAATACGCCGCCGACCGACAGGAAGACAGCATCGTCAGCGCCTGGAACCTGGTGTGCGGCCGCCGCTGGCTGTACGCGCTGTCGGAGTCCACGTACATGATCGGCTCCATGGTGCTTGTGCCACTGGCCGGCGTTCTGTCCGACCGCCACGGGCGCCGACCCACTATTCTCGCCTGCTCATTCGCCATGCTGTTCGCATGCCTGGCCGCCGGCTTGTCGCAGGTATTTCCCACGTTCCTTGTGACACGCTCTCTCGTTGCCGGCACGTCCAGCGCCACCTTCATGCTGGTCTTCATCGTGCTCTACGAGGTGACGGGCAACGAACACCGCGCCCTCTACAGCCTCCTGGCTGCGAGCGTCGGTCCGGCTCTGGTGTCGCCGCTGATGTCCATCGTGTCGATGGCCAGTCCGCGCTGGTGGCTATCACAAGCGTTTCTCGCGACGGTGTCGGCGATGGCGGCTACCTGGTGCAACATGGTCGAGGAGTCTCCGGTCTGGCTCGTCGACACGCACAGAGTTCGGCTAGCCGAACGCGTCGTACTGTACGCGGCCGCGCAGAACGGCATCGACCTGGCCAAGGCGAAGGGCACGTTCAAGGCGCTCAAGCAGCAACTGGAGAAGCGAGAGGCGGCGTCCCCGACGACCACCACCACCTCGGCCAGCGTGTCCACGAGTAGCCGCCGCGCAGTGTCCGTGCTCGTTTCCTGGTTCGGTGCCAGTTTTGCCTTCTACGGAATGGGGCTCCGCCAGACGGCGCTCGATAGCCTATGGGCCGTGTCGGCACTCATGCTGCAGGTGGTGCTCCTCGTCGCAGTCTACAACGGCATCACAAAGTGGGGCCAACGAGTCTCGTTGTCCATGGTGCTGGCGCTGCTCTGCGTGTCTACCACCCTTTATTCCACACTCCATCATTTGAAAGCGACCTTCCCCTGGATCGTACTTGCGAGGCTCGTGGTCGATAGCAGCGCTGCGGTCGCCATGGCCGTCAACTGCTGCTACACGACGGAAGTGTTCCCCACCTCGATACGAAGCAGAGGCCTCTGCGTGTCGTACTCGGTCGGGCGTGCTGGGGCGCTGCTGGCCGCCTTCCTGAACTCGATGTTTTCCGACGAAACACTGGTGTTCGACATCATCATGATCCTCCTCGTGTTCGCCAGCGGGATGGCCATCCAGTGGCTGCCCGAAATATTTGTGTTTAAGAAGACACAGGCACGGAAGCTGGAGCCAGCCGCTACGACCGAAGGGCAGCGGAAGGAGGCGCTGAAGGCATCCTTGGGCCAAGGCACAGAGGCTGTCGCCCAGAAGGCCAAACGTCGTAAATCGCAGCGCAGTTCGACATACGGCGCGACGTCACCAGGCACGCAAGCTCCGCCTGGGATGGTGTCCCCGATGGCAGAGGTTGGCGAAAGTTCCAAATACGTTCCTTCGACCAAGAATGTAAAACACTCAAAGCCCAAAAAGAGCGGCACAAGCAGCGGACTCGCTTTGTCACCCTCGCGCGCCCCTACTTCCCGCTGA